The proteins below are encoded in one region of Deltaproteobacteria bacterium:
- a CDS encoding NAD-dependent epimerase/dehydratase family protein, producing MSTARTTAESDASNPARYVMRINTHTGEEMPGPIDPDDLLIHAYRDHHPLEVTAQFLASRAIQLTGSEALARQGLRIVNTVGSLMAQTVGRAVGSVDLEHQAKKLLGVVDRDAVFQFRAPAHLAEKEVSTRIERLQRDARKLFRARGRKPQLVVLLTGATGFVGKEILYQAASDPRIAEVIAVVRPETLRDPKTKAVTKTLSPHERGALLLQRLQVTGPTTKKFQFVAGDIEQPQLGIAPEIVERLRSKVTHVIHCAASVSFDDPYEASFRANVLGCRNALTFSLALQQSEESPFINHIAIETSYIHGRKRHSFAQESVLDFPRHFYNNFYELTKAMASIETDRFMIEKGLRVTQLLPAIVIGEARTGNNRGDTKVVNAPVNAFGRVHQAAVQANTLNEQLKAWLIGLVANSFPGDNTAEINLVPVDRVVAGILAALATPDAVGQRIHLATDNRIRFDDMMRIIYEELGVKVRRADPTLYRNVAFPVVKTVLNAVNESRLADGLERLSVIFGGYSEWGHSCIESAMMCEYWGCRCVDRILAVYVTQTRSLDGKQSGKDCALPWNRKPAMKLERLPPMTSVA from the coding sequence ATGAGTACTGCACGAACAACAGCTGAAAGTGATGCTAGCAATCCGGCGCGCTACGTGATGCGGATCAACACGCATACCGGTGAGGAGATGCCGGGCCCGATCGATCCCGATGATCTTCTCATTCATGCGTATCGCGATCACCACCCGTTAGAAGTCACTGCGCAGTTTCTTGCCAGTCGCGCGATCCAGTTAACTGGTAGTGAGGCATTGGCTCGGCAAGGGTTACGGATCGTCAACACGGTCGGGTCGCTTATGGCACAAACAGTGGGCCGGGCGGTTGGCAGTGTAGATCTTGAACATCAAGCGAAGAAGCTTCTCGGAGTTGTCGACCGAGATGCGGTTTTTCAGTTTCGTGCCCCCGCCCATTTAGCAGAGAAAGAAGTCTCCACTCGTATTGAACGACTACAGCGTGATGCACGCAAGCTGTTTCGTGCTCGTGGGCGCAAGCCTCAACTCGTCGTCCTGCTCACCGGCGCGACGGGTTTCGTGGGTAAGGAGATTCTGTACCAAGCCGCAAGCGATCCGCGTATCGCTGAAGTCATTGCGGTGGTTCGTCCAGAAACGTTGCGTGATCCGAAAACCAAAGCGGTAACCAAAACACTCTCTCCACACGAACGTGGTGCTCTCCTGTTGCAGCGGCTACAGGTGACTGGACCGACGACAAAGAAGTTTCAGTTTGTTGCTGGCGATATTGAGCAGCCGCAATTGGGAATAGCTCCCGAGATTGTGGAACGACTGCGCAGCAAGGTCACTCACGTTATCCATTGTGCCGCCAGTGTCTCATTTGACGACCCCTACGAGGCGTCATTTCGTGCCAATGTCTTGGGCTGTCGTAATGCACTGACCTTCTCGTTAGCGTTGCAGCAAAGTGAAGAATCGCCGTTCATTAATCATATCGCGATTGAAACATCCTATATTCATGGACGTAAACGGCACTCTTTTGCGCAAGAGAGCGTGCTCGATTTCCCGCGCCACTTTTACAACAATTTCTACGAACTCACAAAAGCGATGGCCTCGATCGAGACCGATCGGTTTATGATTGAGAAGGGCCTGCGAGTCACGCAGCTCCTGCCTGCCATTGTCATCGGCGAAGCGCGTACCGGCAACAATCGTGGAGACACCAAAGTCGTCAATGCGCCGGTCAACGCCTTTGGTCGTGTGCATCAGGCTGCCGTACAAGCCAATACCTTGAATGAACAACTGAAGGCCTGGTTGATCGGTCTTGTGGCCAATAGTTTTCCCGGCGATAACACGGCGGAAATCAACCTGGTCCCTGTTGATCGTGTGGTTGCAGGAATCCTGGCTGCTCTGGCAACGCCTGATGCCGTTGGGCAACGAATTCATCTAGCAACCGATAATCGAATTCGTTTCGACGATATGATGCGCATTATTTATGAGGAACTGGGTGTGAAGGTCCGTCGCGCTGATCCGACATTATACCGTAACGTGGCCTTCCCGGTAGTGAAGACCGTCCTCAACGCGGTAAACGAGAGTCGGTTGGCGGACGGACTTGAACGACTAAGCGTGATCTTTGGTGGCTACAGCGAGTGGGGACACTCGTGCATCGAGTCGGCAATGATGTGCGAGTATTGGGGCTGCCGCTGCGTCGACCGAATTTTGGCCGTGTACGTGACGCAGACGAGATCGCTCGACGGGAAGCAATCTGGGAAGGACTGTGCACTACCCTGGAACAGAAAACCGGCCATGAAGTTGGAGCGATTGCCGCCGATGACTTCCGTCGCTTGA
- a CDS encoding DUF433 domain-containing protein, which produces MSTRKRKELGQYIVANSEICHGHLTFKGTRIMVKSVLYYVAQGKDWDWILRAYYGHISRDAIAEAVGLANEAFLEKMESRRRAA; this is translated from the coding sequence ATGAGCACACGGAAACGCAAAGAACTTGGACAGTACATCGTTGCAAACTCAGAAATTTGTCATGGCCATCTGACCTTTAAGGGCACGCGGATCATGGTAAAAAGCGTGCTCTATTATGTCGCCCAAGGCAAAGACTGGGACTGGATCTTGCGAGCATACTATGGCCATATCAGTCGTGACGCGATCGCCGAGGCCGTCGGTCTGGCCAACGAAGCCTTTCTCGAAAAGATGGAGAGTCGACGGCGAGCCGCGTGA
- a CDS encoding amidase, with product MSSAELCFITATELTQRIRSKELSCREVMDAHLAQIERVNPTVNAIVTYLPERAREGAKQADEAIARGAELGSLHGLPIAHKDLVLTKGIRTTLGSPIFKDFVPDQDEIIVERLRAAGAITIGKTNTPEFGAGSQTFNQVFGETLNPYDLTKTCGGSSGGAAVALACGMMPIADGSDLGGSLRNPASFCNVVGFRPSPGRVPVWPSRIAWCPLPVEGPMARTVQDTALLLSAMAGPDARAPISISESGEQFRRPLERSFTGVRIAWSQDLGGLPVDPRVTAAMEKQRSVFSSLGCAIEEATPDLRDADEAFRVWRAWMFDLGYGDMLAKHREQMKDTVIWNIEEGMKLTGPQIGRAERKRTELYQRMRQFMEQYEFLILPVSQVPPFDVKQRYITEINGVKLDTYLDWMRSCYYITVTGLPAISVPCGFTPEGLPIGVQIVGRHHDDFGVLQLAHAFEQATGFWRQRPQIS from the coding sequence ATGTCAAGCGCAGAACTCTGCTTCATAACGGCGACCGAACTCACACAACGTATTCGTTCTAAGGAGCTTTCATGCCGCGAGGTGATGGACGCACATCTTGCCCAGATCGAGCGGGTCAATCCCACAGTCAATGCAATTGTCACCTACCTTCCTGAACGAGCACGAGAAGGCGCAAAACAGGCTGATGAGGCAATTGCCCGTGGAGCAGAGCTTGGCTCACTGCATGGGTTGCCGATTGCTCATAAAGATTTGGTGTTGACCAAAGGCATTCGCACGACGCTGGGCTCGCCAATCTTCAAAGATTTCGTTCCAGATCAAGACGAAATTATCGTCGAGCGCCTGCGGGCTGCCGGAGCTATCACCATCGGCAAGACTAACACGCCAGAGTTCGGGGCAGGATCACAAACCTTTAACCAAGTGTTTGGTGAGACGTTGAATCCGTATGATCTGACTAAGACCTGTGGCGGCAGTAGTGGCGGCGCAGCCGTGGCCCTAGCCTGTGGCATGATGCCGATTGCTGATGGCAGTGATCTCGGCGGCTCACTGCGCAATCCCGCCAGCTTTTGTAACGTGGTCGGTTTTCGTCCGTCACCTGGTCGCGTGCCAGTCTGGCCCTCACGTATTGCCTGGTGTCCATTACCAGTCGAAGGACCAATGGCGCGCACGGTACAAGACACCGCATTACTACTGAGCGCGATGGCCGGTCCAGACGCACGTGCGCCCATCTCTATCAGTGAGTCCGGCGAACAGTTTCGTCGCCCGTTAGAGCGATCATTCACAGGTGTGCGTATCGCCTGGAGTCAAGATCTTGGTGGCTTGCCAGTTGATCCGCGCGTAACCGCAGCGATGGAAAAACAGCGCTCGGTGTTTTCCTCGCTAGGCTGCGCCATAGAGGAAGCAACCCCAGACCTTCGCGATGCCGATGAAGCGTTTCGTGTGTGGCGTGCGTGGATGTTCGATCTTGGCTATGGCGACATGCTGGCGAAACATCGCGAACAGATGAAAGACACGGTGATTTGGAACATTGAAGAAGGCATGAAACTCACCGGCCCCCAGATCGGACGGGCGGAACGCAAACGCACGGAACTCTATCAGCGTATGCGCCAGTTCATGGAGCAGTACGAATTCCTGATTCTGCCTGTCTCTCAAGTACCACCATTCGACGTCAAACAGCGCTACATTACCGAGATCAACGGCGTAAAGCTGGACACATACCTCGATTGGATGCGTTCGTGCTACTACATCACCGTCACCGGCCTCCCGGCGATTTCGGTTCCGTGTGGTTTCACACCAGAAGGCTTGCCGATCGGCGTGCAAATTGTCGGACGACATCATGATGATTTTGGCGTCTTGCAACTTGCCCATGCTTTTGAGCAGGCGACGGGATTTTGGAGACAACGGCCTCAGATTTCGTAG
- a CDS encoding helix-turn-helix transcriptional regulator, translated as MLYWLVQGKTNPEIGIILSISTRTVQTHLERVYLKLGVETRNAATLYVFERLGLIVG; from the coding sequence GTGCTCTATTGGCTGGTGCAAGGGAAAACCAATCCTGAGATCGGCATCATTCTGTCGATCAGCACACGGACCGTGCAGACCCACTTGGAGCGGGTGTATCTGAAATTGGGTGTGGAGACGCGTAATGCGGCAACGCTCTATGTCTTCGAGCGATTGGGGCTCATTGTCGGCTAA
- a CDS encoding RidA family protein yields the protein MSTRINISSGAPYEPVFGYSRAVKVGNQIFVSGSTAIQPDGSVAGVGDMYTQALTTLRTIEKALQQGGASMKHVVRTRMFVTDVSKTEAVGKAHAEFFRDIRPASTLVEVSRLVHPDMLIEIEADAVITD from the coding sequence ATGTCCACCCGTATAAACATTTCGTCCGGCGCTCCCTACGAGCCAGTGTTCGGTTACTCACGCGCAGTGAAGGTTGGCAATCAGATCTTCGTTTCTGGCAGTACCGCGATTCAACCGGATGGGTCAGTTGCCGGTGTTGGCGACATGTATACACAGGCACTCACCACTTTACGCACGATTGAAAAGGCCCTACAGCAAGGTGGCGCGTCAATGAAACATGTCGTGCGCACGCGTATGTTTGTCACCGACGTCTCCAAGACCGAAGCCGTCGGCAAAGCGCACGCTGAGTTCTTTCGCGATATTCGTCCGGCATCAACCCTCGTGGAAGTATCGCGCTTAGTTCATCCTGACATGCTGATTGAAATTGAAGCTGATGCAGTCATCACTGATTGA
- a CDS encoding HNH endonuclease, giving the protein MRNAAIPAPLRRLVRRRAAGRCEYCQLSQQGQEATFHVDHIVPVTADGPTSAENLALACVSCSLRKAARQTAKDPDTGHEVRLFNPRQDRWHEHFRWKGVVIVGQTAIGQATIAALDPNRPVIRAIREEEIARGRHPHK; this is encoded by the coding sequence ATGCGTAACGCTGCAATCCCTGCGCCACTGCGGCGTCTCGTGCGTCGTAGGGCAGCAGGACGGTGTGAGTATTGTCAACTCTCACAGCAGGGACAAGAGGCGACCTTTCATGTTGATCATATCGTTCCTGTTACCGCTGATGGGCCAACCAGCGCCGAGAACTTAGCGCTGGCGTGCGTCTCCTGTTCGCTGCGGAAGGCGGCACGGCAAACGGCAAAAGATCCCGACACGGGTCATGAGGTGAGGCTGTTCAATCCACGTCAAGACCGATGGCACGAGCACTTTCGCTGGAAAGGCGTCGTCATTGTCGGGCAGACAGCGATAGGGCAGGCGACCATTGCGGCTCTTGATCCGAATCGACCGGTCATCCGCGCTATCCGTGAGGAAGAAATTGCCCGCGGTCGCCACCCTCACAAATAG
- a CDS encoding IS256 family transposase, producing the protein MEKKIAPSEQKAQALRTLLQGHRDGQSGEELLSTIVRLSTERILQEALEHEQAEALGRGRYEARGAKLGYRNGYEQGTLKTAEGLFHVQRPQIRGREEPFRSALWNQMATTSDVLKRLIVEMYVGGLSQRDIEYSLESALGHFVLGKSTVSEISATLSEEYEAWRTRDLSQETVTYLFIDTVYEPLRRWGQKTGILCVWAICEDGRKVLVHLSTTNSESYESCVDVLRELVKRGMRTPITITTDGAGGLTKAIDAVWPKSLRIRCWFHKMQNFQQKVPARAWPEVKALLVDMRDAPSREKAEQRRDAIVEQYQREFPELCRCLLDDADASLNHLAVPQRHQQYVRTSNLVERTFVEERRRTKVIPHLWAEGDVVMLVYDVLIRVSERWDKKCFSELEQQQMRSLRVHLKLDEQEVSAGEISQPVHTRRSAASAA; encoded by the coding sequence ATGGAGAAGAAAATAGCACCGAGTGAACAGAAAGCACAGGCGTTACGGACGTTATTGCAGGGACATCGGGATGGGCAAAGTGGCGAAGAGTTACTGAGCACGATTGTCCGTCTATCCACTGAGCGGATTTTGCAAGAAGCCTTAGAGCACGAACAAGCGGAAGCGTTAGGGCGGGGGCGGTACGAAGCGCGGGGAGCGAAATTAGGGTATCGCAACGGGTATGAGCAGGGGACACTGAAGACCGCCGAAGGCCTCTTTCATGTGCAGCGGCCCCAGATTCGGGGGCGCGAGGAACCGTTTCGCTCGGCATTATGGAACCAGATGGCCACCACCAGTGACGTGCTCAAACGCTTAATCGTGGAGATGTATGTAGGCGGATTGTCCCAGAGAGATATTGAGTACAGTTTAGAAAGTGCGCTGGGCCATTTCGTCCTGGGCAAAAGTACGGTCAGCGAGATCAGCGCAACCTTGAGTGAGGAATATGAAGCGTGGCGGACCCGAGATCTGAGTCAAGAAACCGTGACCTACCTCTTTATTGATACCGTCTATGAACCACTCCGGCGCTGGGGCCAGAAAACCGGCATCCTCTGTGTGTGGGCCATCTGTGAGGATGGACGCAAAGTATTGGTCCATCTCTCAACCACGAATAGTGAGAGTTATGAGAGTTGTGTGGACGTCTTGCGGGAGTTGGTCAAACGCGGAATGCGGACGCCGATCACGATTACCACCGATGGAGCGGGAGGCCTGACCAAGGCGATCGATGCCGTGTGGCCCAAGTCCTTACGCATCCGGTGTTGGTTTCACAAGATGCAGAACTTTCAGCAGAAAGTGCCCGCCCGCGCGTGGCCAGAGGTCAAGGCGTTACTGGTGGATATGCGCGATGCGCCGAGTCGGGAGAAAGCCGAACAGAGACGGGACGCCATTGTCGAACAGTACCAGCGGGAGTTTCCCGAGTTGTGTCGCTGCTTATTAGATGATGCCGACGCCAGTCTCAATCATCTGGCCGTCCCGCAACGCCATCAACAATATGTGCGCACCTCCAATCTGGTGGAGCGGACTTTTGTCGAAGAACGCCGCCGCACCAAGGTCATTCCGCACCTCTGGGCAGAAGGCGATGTGGTGATGTTGGTCTACGACGTGTTGATTCGCGTCAGTGAGCGGTGGGACAAGAAGTGTTTCAGTGAATTGGAACAACAACAAATGCGGAGCTTGCGTGTGCACCTCAAACTCGATGAACAGGAGGTGAGTGCCGGAGAAATATCACAGCCAGTCCACACCCGTAGAAGTGCCGCGTCTGCTGCCTAA
- a CDS encoding DUF2283 domain-containing protein: MEAKLSFKYDREADILYIDKCHPYAQQETEELGDDVVARLNPTTGEIENLEVLFFSTRLLRKEIFELPINADLRLVE; the protein is encoded by the coding sequence ATGGAAGCGAAGTTAAGTTTCAAATACGATCGCGAAGCCGACATTCTGTACATTGATAAGTGCCATCCCTACGCTCAGCAAGAGACCGAAGAGCTGGGAGATGACGTAGTTGCCCGACTCAACCCCACCACAGGTGAGATCGAAAATCTTGAAGTGCTGTTCTTTTCGACGCGACTGCTGCGCAAAGAGATCTTCGAACTTCCCATCAATGCAGACCTTCGACTCGTAGAGTAA
- the metG gene encoding methionine--tRNA ligase: protein MPQTYFTTPIYYVNGDPHLGSAYTMIITDTLARYYRARGWETFYLTGTDEHGNKVAEAAAQAGVSPKEFTDRVSASFRAAWDVCDITYDHFIRTTDPYHIQYVQEFLTKVYEAGDIEFRSYGGLYCVGCERFYTPKELRDGKCPDHLTEPKYIEEENYFFLMSKYQERLLKHIEANPDFIRPEGFKNEVIGMLRDENLGDLCISRPKSRLTWGIELPFDQRYVTYVWFDALINYISGLKYKGEDVYEKFWPVAQHIIGKDILKPHGVFWPTMLMSAGLPLYKHLNVHGFWTVEGQKMSKSLGNVISPLEMKEKIGLDAFRYFLLRESVFGQDADFRQENLINRYNGDLANNLGNLVSRTLSMQDRYFKGVVQPLSSPIPNIDAHLRVSVARAISEVEEHVGNLALNRALESVFRATNEANKYITETAPFTLAKDQAQMPRVGAVLHNLLEALRITAQLLLPFLPETSSKLLTLLNLPKEQWNNYGLPWGQAFAVGHQVQKSQALFPRLSAEG from the coding sequence ATGCCACAAACCTACTTTACTACGCCAATTTACTACGTGAACGGTGATCCGCATCTTGGTAGTGCGTACACGATGATCATCACCGACACGCTGGCGCGCTATTACCGCGCACGAGGTTGGGAGACCTTTTATCTCACCGGTACCGATGAACACGGCAACAAGGTCGCCGAAGCGGCCGCACAGGCTGGCGTCTCTCCGAAAGAGTTCACCGATCGTGTCAGTGCGTCGTTTCGCGCGGCGTGGGATGTCTGCGATATTACCTACGACCATTTTATTCGCACGACTGATCCGTATCACATCCAGTACGTGCAAGAGTTTCTTACCAAAGTCTACGAAGCGGGGGATATTGAGTTTCGTAGCTACGGCGGACTCTATTGCGTTGGCTGCGAGCGCTTTTACACTCCCAAAGAATTGCGCGATGGCAAATGTCCGGACCACCTCACCGAACCGAAGTACATTGAGGAAGAAAATTATTTCTTCCTCATGAGTAAATACCAAGAGCGGCTCCTCAAACATATCGAAGCCAACCCAGATTTCATTCGCCCTGAAGGCTTCAAGAATGAAGTCATCGGCATGCTGCGCGATGAGAACCTCGGCGATCTGTGTATCTCGCGCCCAAAGAGCCGCTTGACGTGGGGTATCGAGTTGCCGTTTGATCAGCGCTACGTCACCTACGTGTGGTTTGATGCATTGATCAACTACATCAGCGGCCTGAAATACAAAGGCGAAGATGTCTATGAAAAGTTCTGGCCAGTCGCACAACACATCATCGGCAAAGATATTCTCAAACCACACGGCGTGTTCTGGCCGACGATGCTGATGTCCGCTGGCCTGCCACTCTACAAACATCTTAACGTGCATGGCTTCTGGACGGTCGAAGGCCAGAAAATGTCCAAAAGCCTCGGCAACGTCATCTCACCACTAGAGATGAAAGAGAAGATCGGGCTTGATGCATTTCGTTACTTCTTGTTACGTGAAAGCGTATTCGGACAGGATGCCGATTTTCGTCAAGAGAATCTCATCAACCGTTATAATGGTGATTTGGCGAATAATTTAGGCAACCTCGTCAGTCGGACGTTGTCGATGCAAGATCGTTACTTTAAAGGTGTCGTGCAGCCGTTGAGTTCACCGATACCAAATATCGATGCGCATCTACGAGTATCAGTTGCCCGAGCAATCAGTGAAGTAGAAGAGCACGTTGGCAATTTGGCGTTAAACCGCGCTTTGGAGTCAGTCTTCCGTGCGACCAACGAAGCCAACAAGTACATTACGGAAACTGCGCCGTTCACGCTGGCGAAGGATCAAGCACAGATGCCACGCGTCGGTGCTGTATTGCACAATTTGTTGGAAGCGTTACGTATAACCGCGCAGTTGTTGCTTCCGTTTTTGCCGGAGACCAGTAGCAAGTTGTTGACGCTACTGAATCTCCCGAAAGAACAGTGGAACAACTACGGCTTACCGTGGGGCCAGGCGTTTGCGGTCGGGCACCAGGTGCAGAAGTCACAAGCGCTGTTCCCGAGATTGAGCGCGGAAGGATAA
- a CDS encoding DUF1579 domain-containing protein, with protein MIARIFTVLSLALLSAGGAKAQGTPEMPMPPMSQPVEAHKWLHQFEGEWTTTMLAPGQTLEDAGDAAPKGTMSFKMLGELWLINNVSGNMGGGVTVNAILTIGYDESKKKYIGSWVDSFMNIMWLYEGTVDESGKKLSLEADGPNMMGGEGTIRYRDSYEFKSDDHIVLTSEAQMDGTWTTYVTADIRRKK; from the coding sequence ATGATTGCACGAATCTTCACTGTATTGTCATTGGCACTGCTGAGCGCAGGTGGCGCAAAAGCCCAGGGCACTCCCGAAATGCCCATGCCGCCGATGTCGCAACCTGTCGAAGCTCACAAGTGGCTTCACCAGTTCGAAGGAGAATGGACTACGACGATGCTGGCACCGGGCCAGACTCTCGAAGATGCTGGCGACGCCGCGCCTAAAGGCACGATGTCCTTCAAAATGCTTGGCGAATTATGGTTGATCAACAACGTCTCCGGCAACATGGGCGGCGGTGTGACCGTGAACGCTATCCTGACCATCGGCTACGACGAGTCAAAGAAAAAATACATCGGCAGCTGGGTCGACTCCTTCATGAACATCATGTGGCTCTATGAGGGCACCGTCGATGAGTCGGGCAAGAAACTGTCGCTGGAGGCCGACGGGCCAAACATGATGGGAGGCGAAGGAACGATCCGTTATCGCGACTCGTACGAATTCAAATCCGACGACCATATCGTGCTGACTTCCGAGGCCCAGATGGACGGAACCTGGACGACCTATGTGACCGCTGATATCCGCCGCAAGAAGTAG
- a CDS encoding TatD family deoxyribonuclease, with product MLFADSHCHLTDVKFDDDRDAMLTRAREAGVSRFIVIGANGDFVHNEKAVALAQEHEDVFAVVGVHPHDAKSITDETYVRIRELAQQPKVVGLGETGLDFYYDNSPRDEQRLHFRKFIRLARGLQLPLSMHVRDAYPEAAQILREEGEGQIRGVMHCFTGSADEARMLLELGLYISFSGIVTFKSATDLREAAHNVPLDRLFIETDCPLLAPLPYRGKRNEPAYVVQVAKILAEVKGLTTAEIGEAAWQNTRVLFGC from the coding sequence ATGCTGTTTGCCGACTCACACTGCCATTTAACCGACGTAAAATTCGACGATGACCGCGACGCCATGCTTACCCGTGCACGGGAAGCAGGAGTGTCGCGCTTCATTGTCATCGGCGCCAACGGTGATTTCGTGCACAACGAGAAAGCGGTTGCGCTTGCACAAGAACACGAAGATGTCTTTGCTGTCGTCGGTGTTCATCCGCACGATGCCAAGTCGATTACCGATGAAACATATGTGCGGATACGCGAACTCGCACAGCAACCTAAAGTCGTCGGCTTAGGTGAAACTGGTCTCGACTTCTACTACGACAACTCACCCCGCGACGAACAACGATTGCACTTTCGCAAGTTCATTCGCCTCGCCCGCGGGTTGCAGTTGCCGTTATCGATGCATGTGCGCGATGCCTATCCAGAAGCCGCACAGATTTTGCGTGAGGAAGGTGAAGGCCAGATTCGTGGCGTGATGCACTGCTTCACTGGCAGTGCTGACGAAGCACGAATGCTGCTTGAGCTTGGTCTTTATATTTCCTTCAGCGGCATTGTCACATTCAAAAGCGCGACAGATCTACGCGAGGCGGCACACAATGTTCCGCTTGATCGCCTGTTCATTGAAACCGATTGTCCGTTGCTCGCACCATTGCCATATCGGGGCAAACGCAACGAGCCAGCGTATGTCGTGCAGGTCGCCAAGATACTGGCAGAAGTAAAAGGGCTTACGACGGCAGAGATCGGAGAGGCGGCCTGGCAAAATACCCGAGTGTTGTTTGGCTGTTGA
- a CDS encoding wax ester/triacylglycerol synthase family O-acyltransferase, whose amino-acid sequence MNKALTLIDLAFLALESQVQTGHVGGLAIFKLPKGAKDGFFQRAVETHSDWQRTEGLFRLVLRRKGVGLGWVEEEQVDVASHIQYLALPKPGTRRQLYTLAERLHAQPLNRRHPLWEVAFIEGLEGGCGAIYVKIHHALADGISAIRLWLNTFSTSAKDHSQLLWHAQLPKRQAANEGERNVSTKIMQFFSSLSEGVMSAAPIASTETVRSLLYTIGAYQGSEVSTFMAPRTLFNRQITNRRRFASCDLSLQEIRTAAKQADATVNDVVLMICASALRRYLLDQQALPETPLTTWMPISTRREGDTRPSNQIAMTCVSLATHLADARARFQEIRASAEAAKQDTLTRSPEANNWLAVLRGSLPLMTDLLGVNEFVAPAANLTISNVPGLNQELYFHGAKLEVIYPMSVLMGTIGLNITLLSCGDTLGVGLLACPDTVPELEKLAGYVGEAFAEFRRMNRKKQ is encoded by the coding sequence ATGAATAAAGCACTGACGCTCATCGATCTCGCGTTCTTGGCACTTGAATCACAGGTGCAAACTGGCCATGTCGGCGGGTTGGCGATCTTCAAGCTCCCGAAAGGCGCGAAAGATGGCTTCTTTCAGCGTGCTGTCGAAACGCATAGTGACTGGCAACGCACAGAAGGTCTGTTTCGCTTGGTCTTGCGTCGCAAAGGTGTTGGTCTGGGCTGGGTTGAAGAGGAACAGGTCGATGTCGCGTCTCACATTCAGTATCTTGCCTTGCCGAAGCCGGGTACGCGCCGACAACTGTACACGCTCGCAGAACGGTTACATGCCCAGCCGCTCAATCGTCGGCACCCGTTGTGGGAAGTTGCGTTCATCGAGGGGCTCGAAGGAGGGTGCGGGGCAATCTACGTCAAAATACATCACGCTCTGGCTGATGGCATCTCTGCCATTCGTTTGTGGCTGAATACGTTCTCTACCTCAGCGAAAGATCACTCACAGTTGCTGTGGCACGCCCAATTACCGAAACGTCAAGCTGCGAACGAGGGAGAGCGAAACGTCTCGACGAAGATCATGCAGTTTTTTTCCTCACTCTCTGAAGGAGTGATGTCCGCAGCGCCGATTGCCTCAACCGAAACGGTCCGTTCGCTGCTCTACACGATTGGGGCATACCAGGGGTCGGAAGTCTCAACCTTCATGGCGCCACGCACGCTCTTCAACCGTCAGATTACTAACCGACGGCGGTTTGCCTCGTGTGATCTCTCATTACAAGAGATACGGACAGCAGCGAAGCAGGCTGACGCAACCGTCAACGATGTCGTGCTGATGATTTGCGCGAGTGCGTTGCGGCGCTATTTGTTGGATCAGCAGGCGTTACCGGAGACGCCGTTGACGACGTGGATGCCGATCTCGACCCGGCGGGAAGGTGACACCCGTCCCAGTAATCAGATTGCGATGACCTGTGTATCATTGGCGACGCACCTTGCTGATGCGCGCGCACGCTTCCAAGAAATCCGCGCTAGTGCTGAAGCCGCGAAACAAGACACACTGACACGTTCGCCGGAAGCGAATAACTGGCTTGCGGTGTTGCGAGGCAGTCTTCCACTGATGACAGACTTATTGGGGGTGAATGAATTCGTTGCTCCTGCGGCAAATCTGACCATCTCTAATGTTCCGGGTCTGAATCAGGAGTTGTATTTTCACGGCGCCAAACTCGAAGTGATCTATCCCATGAGCGTGCTGATGGGAACGATCGGACTCAATATCACGCTCTTGAGTTGTGGGGATACACTTGGAGTTGGGTTGCTCGCGTGTCCAGACACAGTGCCTGAATTGGAGAAACTGGCTGGGTATGTGGGAGAGGCGTTTGCGGAGTTTCGGCGGATGAATAGAAAAAAACAGTAG